The following proteins are co-located in the Anas platyrhynchos isolate ZD024472 breed Pekin duck chromosome 1, IASCAAS_PekinDuck_T2T, whole genome shotgun sequence genome:
- the AP1S2 gene encoding AP-1 complex subunit sigma-2 isoform X2, translating into MQFMLLFSRQGKLRLQKWYVPLSDKEKKKITRELVQTVLARKPKMCSFLEWRDLKIVYKRYASLYFCCAIEDQDNELITLEIIHRYVELLDKYFGSVCELDIIFNFEKAYFILDEFLLGGEVQETSKKNVLKAIEQADLLQEEAETPRSVLEEIGLT; encoded by the exons ATGCAGTTTATGTTGCTTTTTAGTCGCCAGGGGAAGCTGAGACTCCAGAAGTGGTATGTCCCGTTATCTgacaaagagaagaagaaaatcacaAGGGAACTTGTTCAAACCGTATTAGCCCGCAAACCGAAAATGTGCAGCTTCCTGGAATGGAGAGACCTGAAGATTGTCTACAAAAG atatGCAAGCCTCTATTTCTGCTGTGCTATTGAAGATCAGGACAATGAACTAATAACTCTGGAAATAATTCATCGTTACGTAGAACTTCTTGACAAGTATTTTGGAAGT GTATGTGAACTTGATATCATCTTCAATTTTGAAAAAGCCTATTTTATTCTGGATGAGTTCCTTTTGGGAGGGGAAGTTCAGGAGACTTCCAAGAAAAATGTTCTCAAAGCCATTGAGCAGGCAGATCTTTTACAGGAG
- the AP1S2 gene encoding AP-1 complex subunit sigma-2 isoform X3 — translation MQFMLLFSRQGKLRLQKWYVPLSDKEKKKITRELVQTVLARKPKMCSFLEWRDLKIVYKRYASLYFCCAIEDQDNELITLEIIHRYVELLDKYFGSVCELDIIFNFEKAYFILDEFLLGGEVQETSKKNVLKAIEQADLLQEPRHEYFNVPVY, via the exons ATGCAGTTTATGTTGCTTTTTAGTCGCCAGGGGAAGCTGAGACTCCAGAAGTGGTATGTCCCGTTATCTgacaaagagaagaagaaaatcacaAGGGAACTTGTTCAAACCGTATTAGCCCGCAAACCGAAAATGTGCAGCTTCCTGGAATGGAGAGACCTGAAGATTGTCTACAAAAG atatGCAAGCCTCTATTTCTGCTGTGCTATTGAAGATCAGGACAATGAACTAATAACTCTGGAAATAATTCATCGTTACGTAGAACTTCTTGACAAGTATTTTGGAAGT GTATGTGAACTTGATATCATCTTCAATTTTGAAAAAGCCTATTTTATTCTGGATGAGTTCCTTTTGGGAGGGGAAGTTCAGGAGACTTCCAAGAAAAATGTTCTCAAAGCCATTGAGCAGGCAGATCTTTTACAGGAG